A section of the Bacillus thermozeamaize genome encodes:
- a CDS encoding ABC transporter produces MQALETKSLTLSYGNTVIIEELNLQIPIGKITVLIGSNGCGKSTLLRALARLLKPKTGSVILDGREISQYPTREVAKRLAILPQGPVAPEGLTVLQLVKQGRYPYQSWLRQWSEEDEAHVYKALKATQLEELADRPVDSLSGGQRQRAWIAMTLAQDTDIILLDEPTTYLDMTHQIEILDLLYDLNEKEKCTIVMVLHDLNLACRYAHHIVAIHRGSVYAQGKPEEIITRELV; encoded by the coding sequence ATGCAGGCTCTGGAAACCAAATCCTTGACCCTTTCTTATGGAAACACGGTGATCATCGAAGAACTCAATCTGCAAATTCCAATCGGGAAAATCACTGTCTTGATCGGCAGCAACGGCTGCGGCAAGTCCACGCTGCTGCGCGCCCTGGCGCGGCTCCTGAAGCCGAAAACAGGTTCGGTCATCCTGGATGGCCGCGAAATTTCCCAATACCCGACCCGGGAAGTGGCCAAGCGGCTGGCCATTCTTCCTCAGGGTCCGGTGGCTCCCGAAGGGTTGACTGTGCTTCAACTCGTCAAACAGGGGCGTTATCCGTACCAAAGCTGGTTGAGGCAATGGTCGGAAGAGGATGAGGCACACGTATACAAAGCGTTAAAGGCGACGCAACTGGAAGAGCTTGCCGATCGTCCCGTGGATTCCCTTTCCGGCGGGCAACGGCAGCGCGCGTGGATTGCCATGACCCTGGCGCAGGACACGGACATCATCCTTCTGGACGAACCGACCACCTATTTGGACATGACCCATCAAATTGAGATTCTGGATTTGTTGTATGACCTGAACGAAAAAGAAAAATGCACCATCGTCATGGTGCTGCATGATTTAAACCTGGCTTGCCGCTATGCGCATCACATTGTCGCCATCCATCGAGGTTCCGTGTATGCCCAGGGCAAGCCGGAAGAGATTATTACGAGGGAATTGGTGCA
- a CDS encoding iron ABC transporter permease has product MNKYMPLRWKRGLSFLLDKKAVLVILFASLGTLGLMILSMGMGDQNIHPIHVVKAAFGHGSETENLIVQSFRLPRILIAVLVGASLAAAGAILQGIIRNPLASPDIIGITGGAGAAVVTFLSIYTNPVNNSLVVSANWLPFTAFIGATLAALIVYLLAWKNGVSPLTLVLIGIGFSAAMQGVITLMMIYGPLIMLTQANLWLAGSVYGSKWEDVVILLPWTCFFLTLAFVMARHLNVQELGDDLATGVGSAVQKQRLILLFICTALAGGAVAFAGGIGFVGLMAPHIARKLVGPSFGGLLPLSALIGGMIVLVADLIGRTAFSPVEVPTGVFTAAIGAPFFIYLLYKNRNQ; this is encoded by the coding sequence ATGAACAAGTACATGCCTTTGCGGTGGAAGCGCGGCCTCTCCTTTCTCCTGGATAAAAAGGCTGTCTTGGTCATCCTTTTTGCCTCCCTGGGCACCCTGGGATTGATGATCCTCAGCATGGGAATGGGCGATCAGAACATCCACCCCATCCATGTCGTCAAGGCTGCCTTTGGGCACGGATCGGAGACGGAAAATCTGATTGTGCAGTCGTTTCGATTGCCACGCATTCTCATCGCTGTCCTGGTCGGGGCGTCACTGGCCGCTGCCGGCGCGATTTTGCAAGGGATCATTCGCAACCCGCTGGCATCTCCCGATATCATCGGGATTACCGGCGGCGCAGGAGCGGCTGTGGTCACCTTTTTGAGCATCTACACCAATCCCGTCAACAACTCATTGGTCGTGAGCGCAAACTGGTTGCCGTTTACGGCTTTCATCGGGGCTACGCTCGCAGCCCTCATCGTCTACCTTCTGGCCTGGAAAAACGGCGTATCCCCGCTGACACTGGTGTTGATCGGGATCGGCTTTTCCGCGGCCATGCAAGGCGTCATCACGCTGATGATGATTTATGGTCCCCTGATCATGCTGACACAGGCAAACCTGTGGCTGGCAGGCAGCGTCTACGGTTCGAAATGGGAAGATGTGGTCATTCTTTTGCCTTGGACCTGTTTTTTTCTCACGCTGGCTTTTGTCATGGCAAGACATCTGAACGTGCAGGAGTTGGGAGATGACCTGGCAACCGGGGTCGGGAGTGCCGTGCAAAAGCAACGGTTGATCCTGCTTTTCATCTGCACCGCTTTGGCCGGCGGGGCTGTCGCATTCGCCGGAGGAATCGGATTTGTCGGTCTGATGGCCCCGCACATCGCGAGGAAATTGGTAGGACCCTCCTTTGGCGGCTTGTTGCCTTTGTCCGCCCTGATCGGAGGCATGATCGTCCTTGTGGCTGACCTGATCGGCAGGACCGCTTTTTCGCCGGTCGAAGTGCCTACCGGGGTTTTCACGGCGGCCATCGGCGCACCTTTTTTTATCTACTTGCTCTATAAAAACCGGAATCAGTGA